One Barnesiella propionica genomic window carries:
- a CDS encoding M48 family metallopeptidase translates to MKKLLVAIIFILSLFLCHAQPFIYEINLSATLINRYEGFEKGSQVKISGVIHEALVEPYNQNRIKDLYYIRLNEQLSLVTRGLVDKLNFECKTVQDIWNSEIIKKVFVSLQNKGIQKELRLEMEQDALEYIERLNSNGLRYNEPYLENYIYGLIAKIAPVDFIDGRPENVNVIILDDASLNVGMYPNGTLMITTGILSCLHSEDELVAVLSHEIAHFVLDHQIQNVNKAVSRKKRAEFWTAFATGVTAVAEGAIAANNQNYVPGMATIGMAILSSSIASQMIDRLGMKYNHEQEGEADKLAKRILSILQYDTNALSTALAHIREVMETERSDGMYFASFTHPALSDRIMYLGNSQMPPDPNFEKEISFAVTSTARKKYGNGRFRQAIDLVSQNIVNEVAISEDFILKAYCLFALYNNYQSNHEAMSLINSAKEINPSDINIYKAEILAYLRLGERETALRLLQEYESKLISLFRKDYSAHFIESELSWSKNMQIKLKGM, encoded by the coding sequence ATGAAAAAGCTATTAGTTGCAATAATTTTTATATTGTCATTATTTTTATGTCATGCGCAGCCTTTTATTTATGAAATAAATTTGTCAGCTACTTTAATTAATAGGTATGAAGGGTTTGAAAAAGGCTCACAAGTTAAGATCTCCGGTGTAATTCATGAGGCTCTTGTAGAACCGTACAACCAAAATCGCATTAAGGATTTATATTATATTCGATTAAATGAACAATTGAGTTTAGTTACAAGAGGATTGGTAGATAAACTTAATTTTGAATGTAAAACGGTACAAGATATTTGGAATTCTGAAATTATAAAAAAGGTATTTGTTTCCTTACAAAATAAGGGTATACAAAAAGAATTGAGACTTGAGATGGAGCAAGATGCATTGGAATATATCGAAAGATTGAATTCCAATGGATTACGCTATAATGAACCATATCTCGAAAATTATATATATGGTTTGATTGCAAAAATTGCTCCTGTGGATTTTATTGATGGCAGGCCGGAGAATGTTAACGTGATAATATTAGATGATGCTTCTTTAAATGTAGGTATGTATCCCAATGGAACTTTAATGATCACTACGGGAATTTTGTCTTGTTTACATTCAGAGGATGAATTGGTTGCCGTACTTAGTCATGAAATAGCTCATTTTGTGTTAGATCATCAGATACAAAATGTGAATAAAGCCGTTTCTCGTAAAAAAAGGGCGGAATTTTGGACCGCTTTTGCGACCGGAGTGACAGCTGTGGCAGAGGGTGCTATAGCTGCAAATAATCAAAATTATGTTCCGGGAATGGCGACGATAGGTATGGCTATATTGTCGAGCTCAATTGCATCGCAAATGATAGATCGATTAGGAATGAAATATAATCATGAGCAGGAGGGGGAGGCTGATAAACTCGCCAAAAGGATTCTTTCTATTCTTCAATACGATACTAATGCTTTATCGACCGCATTAGCGCATATACGAGAAGTTATGGAGACAGAACGAAGTGATGGAATGTATTTTGCGTCTTTTACTCATCCGGCATTGTCAGATAGAATTATGTATTTAGGCAATTCTCAGATGCCTCCTGATCCTAATTTTGAGAAAGAAATATCGTTCGCTGTTACAAGTACAGCCCGTAAGAAATATGGGAATGGGCGATTTAGGCAGGCTATTGATCTTGTTTCTCAAAATATAGTAAATGAAGTAGCGATTTCTGAAGATTTTATTTTGAAGGCATACTGTTTATTTGCTTTGTATAATAATTATCAATCAAATCATGAAGCCATGTCTCTTATTAATTCTGCTAAGGAAATAAATCCTTCGGATATCAATATTTATAAAGCTGAAATTTTGGCATATCTTCGATTAGGTGAACGAGAGACCGCTTTGCGTTTGTTGCAGGAGTACGAATCTAAATTAATCTCATTGTTCAGAAAAGATTATTCAGCTCATTTCATTGAATCTGAATTGAGTTGGAGCAAGAATATGCAAATAAAATTAAAAGGTATGTAA
- a CDS encoding BlaI/MecI/CopY family transcriptional regulator, whose amino-acid sequence MERLTNQEEEIMLVIWNKSGGYIKDFLEALSEPKPPYTTVASIVKNLERKGYISSKRYGNTYYYSPVIAEGDYKRKYVSGIVRNYFENSYKEMVTFFAREQKISSEDLQDIIDIIEKKNK is encoded by the coding sequence ATGGAAAGATTAACGAACCAAGAAGAAGAAATAATGCTTGTGATATGGAATAAATCAGGTGGGTATATAAAAGACTTTCTCGAAGCATTATCAGAGCCTAAACCTCCTTATACGACTGTGGCGTCGATCGTAAAGAATCTAGAAAGAAAAGGATATATTTCTTCGAAACGTTACGGAAATACTTATTATTACTCTCCGGTTATCGCGGAAGGGGATTATAAGAGAAAGTATGTTTCGGGAATAGTACGCAATTATTTTGAGAATTCATATAAAGAAATGGTCACGTTTTTTGCCCGGGAACAGAAAATATCTTCTGAGGATTTACAGGATATAATTGATATAATAGAGAAAAAAAACAAATAA
- a CDS encoding site-specific integrase — MSASHSKLHDFTGYKDAEFKIPFKQTDSIYLTKNEIQKIYDLDITEELLKKNGYQKKFKSTIKSLNEERDRFLLGCFTALRHSDYSRLDEFISKMISFEYGR, encoded by the coding sequence ATGTCAGCATCTCACAGTAAATTGCATGATTTTACCGGATATAAAGATGCTGAATTTAAAATTCCGTTCAAACAAACCGATTCAATTTATCTAACAAAAAACGAAATACAAAAAATATATGATCTGGATATTACCGAAGAATTACTGAAAAAGAACGGATATCAAAAAAAATTTAAATCTACTATTAAATCGTTGAATGAGGAAAGGGATCGTTTTCTTTTGGGATGTTTTACAGCCCTTAGGCATTCCGATTATTCCCGGCTGGATGAGTTCATTTCAAAGATGATATCATTCGAATATGGACGGTAA
- a CDS encoding M24 family metallopeptidase — translation MFSELSKNEIDLRRNAMQAAMKQAGVDALLLSTNANLYYSSGRVFAGYTYVPLEGELIYFVRRPVGLQDSRIEYIRKPEQIPGLLTVRGVVTPKTLAIESDSVPYTDYMRLASVFSGSELSNGSQIMRKVRSVKTAYETDLVRQSGAKHSDVYRKIESVYIEGMSDVELCIEIERIMRLHGNLGIFRINGSSMEIFMGSLLCGDNADNPSPYDFAMGGAGLNPSLPVSCNGTLIKPGMTVMVDMGGNFTGYMTDMTRVFYVGDIPMLAKKAHQVSIDIHNEIMKMAKPGVPASQLYDLALNMAKSAGLEDYFMGYTQKAGFVGHGVGIEVNEAPVLAPRSKDILEEGNVIALEPKFVIPHVGAVGIENTYVVNSDGIEKLTHFKEELIPLF, via the coding sequence ATGTTTAGCGAATTGTCCAAAAATGAAATAGACCTCAGAAGGAATGCTATGCAGGCCGCTATGAAACAAGCCGGGGTAGATGCTCTTCTTTTGAGTACCAATGCAAATCTGTATTATTCTTCCGGCAGAGTATTTGCCGGTTATACTTATGTTCCCTTAGAGGGTGAGCTTATTTATTTTGTTCGCCGTCCTGTCGGACTGCAAGATAGCCGGATTGAATATATACGTAAACCTGAGCAGATTCCCGGGTTATTGACGGTTCGGGGAGTTGTAACACCGAAAACTCTTGCGATTGAGTCCGATTCTGTCCCTTATACCGATTACATGAGATTAGCTTCGGTTTTTTCTGGTTCAGAATTATCCAACGGTTCACAAATAATGAGAAAAGTACGTTCTGTAAAAACAGCGTATGAGACAGATCTGGTGCGTCAATCCGGTGCAAAGCATTCCGATGTATATAGGAAAATTGAATCGGTTTATATAGAGGGTATGAGTGACGTTGAACTGTGTATAGAGATTGAACGGATAATGAGGTTGCACGGCAATTTAGGTATTTTCCGTATAAACGGATCCAGTATGGAGATCTTTATGGGCAGCCTTTTATGCGGGGATAATGCGGACAATCCCTCTCCTTATGATTTTGCTATGGGAGGAGCGGGTCTTAATCCCTCTTTGCCGGTAAGTTGTAATGGTACGTTGATAAAACCGGGTATGACCGTAATGGTGGATATGGGAGGAAATTTTACAGGTTATATGACCGATATGACACGGGTGTTCTATGTGGGCGATATACCTATGCTGGCGAAAAAGGCGCATCAGGTATCCATAGATATTCATAATGAAATAATGAAGATGGCTAAACCGGGTGTTCCTGCATCCCAGCTATATGATTTGGCATTGAATATGGCAAAGAGTGCCGGTCTGGAAGATTATTTTATGGGCTATACCCAAAAAGCCGGGTTTGTGGGACATGGAGTAGGCATAGAAGTAAATGAGGCTCCGGTATTGGCTCCTCGTTCAAAAGATATTCTGGAAGAGGGAAATGTTATAGCTTTGGAGCCTAAGTTCGTAATACCTCATGTCGGAGCTGTCGGAATAGAAAATACCTATGTTGTCAATTCGGACGGAATTGAGAAGCTGACTCATTTTAAGGAAGAGCTTATCCCTTTATTTTAA
- a CDS encoding helix-turn-helix domain-containing protein has product MNEISKNKKIIGENLKAIREKKGLTIYKVAKQGNIRIEQVNSIEIGEKNYTIDALIGYILGANISIDFKE; this is encoded by the coding sequence ATGAATGAGATAAGTAAAAATAAAAAGATTATTGGCGAAAATCTGAAAGCCATCAGGGAGAAAAAAGGTCTTACTATTTATAAGGTTGCTAAACAAGGAAATATTCGAATAGAACAAGTTAATTCCATAGAAATAGGAGAAAAAAATTATACGATAGATGCATTAATAGGATACATATTAGGAGCTAATATATCTATTGATTTTAAAGAATAG
- a CDS encoding DUF5053 domain-containing protein, which produces MNLQAELEKLNQYYFDTDQEKFQKQYLYVCEKYPNDKEQIDNYLAKIIDNSIERVDDFIEATKVKMQLMEVTEIVSLSYIAKNYFHKTRTWLYQKINGNKVNGKEASFTKEEINTLNYAIQDISKKLGSTVISL; this is translated from the coding sequence ATGAATTTACAAGCAGAACTTGAAAAACTGAATCAGTATTATTTTGATACAGATCAGGAAAAGTTTCAAAAGCAATATTTATATGTTTGTGAAAAGTATCCAAACGACAAAGAACAAATAGATAACTATTTGGCGAAAATCATTGATAATTCAATTGAACGTGTAGATGATTTTATTGAAGCAACAAAGGTAAAAATGCAATTAATGGAAGTTACGGAAATTGTATCACTATCTTATATTGCAAAAAACTACTTCCATAAAACAAGAACGTGGCTATATCAAAAAATAAATGGGAATAAGGTAAATGGAAAAGAAGCTTCTTTTACAAAAGAAGAAATAAATACGCTGAATTATGCGATTCAGGATATAAGCAAAAAATTAGGCTCAACAGTTATTTCGTTATAA
- a CDS encoding DUF6549 family protein, which yields MNNFKIYIVLEISDKWFALNGCINKNNEFSGIFENRDSLIYVEHIVPKKFLFIKWGGKERKQEIISKNLNTKILSAEYISIRK from the coding sequence ATGAATAATTTTAAAATATATATCGTTTTGGAAATTTCCGATAAATGGTTTGCTTTGAATGGATGTATCAACAAGAATAATGAATTTTCCGGTATATTTGAAAATAGGGATAGTCTGATATATGTTGAGCACATTGTCCCTAAAAAATTCCTTTTTATTAAATGGGGGGGTAAAGAAAGGAAGCAAGAAATAATATCTAAAAATCTAAATACTAAAATATTGAGTGCTGAATATATCAGCATACGAAAATAA
- a CDS encoding HAD family hydrolase has translation MKNKSIDWKKTDSILFDMDGTLWDAIDTYADIWNEAFREIGSDQRITRDILYRYMGMNIEEITSKVVSDFPPGKLKPFIGSLYRIQDQILPEKGGIPYEGMKEGLAELSKYYKLFLVSNCGDKTLPAFMDYTGIRPYVTDWLSYADTWKVKSENMKILQERYSLKYPVYVGDTDGDSRQTRLAGLPFVFARYGFGETDDYDLAFNDLRSMITFFLNLKQE, from the coding sequence ATGAAAAATAAGAGTATAGACTGGAAAAAAACGGATAGTATCTTGTTCGATATGGACGGTACTTTATGGGATGCTATAGATACATATGCCGATATCTGGAATGAGGCCTTCCGGGAAATCGGTTCGGATCAACGAATTACAAGGGATATCCTTTATCGGTATATGGGTATGAATATAGAAGAAATTACTTCTAAAGTAGTTTCAGATTTTCCTCCTGGCAAGCTTAAACCTTTTATCGGAAGTTTGTACCGCATACAGGATCAAATACTTCCGGAAAAAGGCGGCATTCCTTATGAAGGGATGAAAGAAGGCCTGGCTGAATTGTCGAAATATTACAAACTATTTCTGGTAAGTAATTGCGGAGATAAGACTTTGCCGGCCTTTATGGATTATACAGGTATACGGCCTTATGTTACCGATTGGTTGTCCTATGCCGATACCTGGAAGGTGAAAAGCGAGAATATGAAGATATTGCAGGAACGTTATTCTTTGAAATATCCGGTTTATGTGGGAGATACCGACGGTGACAGCCGTCAGACGAGACTTGCCGGACTCCCGTTTGTTTTTGCCCGTTACGGGTTTGGTGAAACAGATGATTATGATCTGGCGTTTAATGATTTAAGATCCATGATTACTTTTTTTCTGAATTTAAAACAAGAATAA
- a CDS encoding M56 family metallopeptidase, with product MDAFFLFLFRVNIAIIFFYILYRMLFCKDTFFKTRRFILLAILSFSLCYPLIDVTPWFVQSREVQEYMEPLLLSGGMLPIIQIFPEVRVGTSFLSILEWLYMAGVVFFGVRILLEGYSLFHLCRKSVYDNWNGCRIVHIKEKVSPFSFFKYIFISNQKYDGSELDEILIHESVHMRQWHSIDILFMEFISVGCWFNPFLWLMRKELRLNLEHLADCGVISAGYDPKMYKYHLLRISMGDNISVGCVNYFSISEFKRRIRMIDKNRSSGFSFVKYLLVVPLALLLVFSVNARDVVEGLKDKLSVIVVPTGQESKTIEYDRVMAGSLEGKDELTSKVSDNQSDERVQMVEYLDKEEPDLGINKDNLDSYSVLYEMCDKYPQYPGGTEKLMDFFRKNLTYPVSALRDSVEGMVVIQFIVETDGCLTNKKIVKGIRKDLDDEALRMLAYMPKWESGEQDGRKVRVRYTLPILFTKNEK from the coding sequence ATGGATGCGTTTTTTTTGTTTTTGTTCCGGGTAAATATTGCAATAATCTTTTTTTATATTCTTTACAGAATGTTGTTTTGCAAAGATACCTTTTTCAAGACGAGACGTTTTATTTTGCTGGCAATCCTGTCCTTTTCCTTATGTTATCCTTTGATAGATGTAACCCCGTGGTTTGTGCAGAGCCGGGAAGTACAGGAATATATGGAACCGTTGTTGCTGTCAGGGGGTATGTTGCCTATTATTCAGATATTTCCCGAAGTCCGAGTGGGAACTTCGTTTTTAAGTATACTGGAATGGTTATATATGGCAGGTGTGGTCTTTTTCGGGGTTAGGATCTTGTTAGAAGGATATTCTTTGTTTCATTTGTGCCGTAAAAGTGTGTATGATAATTGGAATGGCTGCCGGATAGTACATATTAAAGAAAAAGTATCTCCGTTTTCTTTCTTTAAATATATCTTTATAAGTAACCAAAAGTATGACGGAAGTGAACTAGACGAGATACTGATTCATGAGTCAGTACATATGCGTCAGTGGCATTCAATTGATATCCTGTTTATGGAATTTATATCTGTGGGTTGTTGGTTTAATCCATTTTTATGGCTTATGCGTAAAGAGTTGAGGCTGAATCTGGAACATCTTGCCGATTGCGGAGTGATATCGGCAGGATATGATCCTAAGATGTATAAATATCATTTATTACGCATTTCTATGGGAGACAATATCTCTGTCGGTTGCGTAAATTATTTTAGTATATCTGAATTTAAACGGCGTATCAGGATGATTGATAAGAATCGTAGCTCCGGATTCTCTTTTGTGAAATATTTATTGGTTGTGCCGTTAGCCCTGCTTCTCGTATTTTCAGTCAATGCCAGGGATGTAGTTGAGGGCTTGAAAGATAAATTATCTGTGATTGTCGTTCCTACGGGCCAAGAGAGTAAAACAATTGAATATGATCGGGTTATGGCTGGCTCTCTGGAGGGTAAGGACGAGTTGACGTCCAAGGTGTCAGATAATCAGTCTGATGAGAGAGTTCAAATGGTAGAATATTTAGATAAAGAGGAGCCTGATTTGGGTATAAATAAAGATAACCTTGATTCATATTCTGTTTTGTACGAAATGTGTGATAAATATCCCCAATATCCCGGTGGTACAGAAAAGCTGATGGACTTCTTCAGGAAAAACCTCACCTATCCGGTATCGGCTTTACGGGATAGCGTGGAAGGCATGGTTGTTATTCAGTTTATTGTAGAAACTGACGGATGTCTTACGAACAAGAAAATAGTAAAGGGGATAAGAAAAGATTTAGACGATGAGGCATTAAGGATGCTGGCCTATATGCCTAAATGGGAATCTGGAGAACAGGACGGACGAAAAGTAAGAGTTCGTTATACATTACCGATTCTTTTTACGAAAAATGAGAAATAA
- a CDS encoding YkvA family protein: protein MKAMGILSLAAVEKYGKYFSDSGFWKKLKKVARKAGSKVIYVSLLLYYMMTGGTVSLKDKVLIMGALGYFIFPLDLIPDFLLPPLGYSDDLSVLLFVYSKIKAGITPEIKARADDKLKKLLGDTKTSSL from the coding sequence ATGAAAGCTATGGGAATACTTTCGCTTGCTGCTGTTGAAAAATATGGAAAATATTTTTCCGATTCCGGTTTTTGGAAAAAACTTAAGAAAGTAGCCCGTAAAGCCGGTAGCAAAGTCATATATGTCTCGTTATTACTTTATTATATGATGACAGGTGGTACAGTGTCATTAAAGGATAAGGTGCTTATAATGGGTGCGTTGGGATATTTTATTTTTCCGTTAGACCTGATACCGGATTTTTTGTTACCTCCGTTAGGGTATAGTGACGATTTAAGTGTCCTACTTTTTGTTTACAGTAAGATTAAAGCCGGTATTACCCCTGAAATAAAAGCCCGGGCCGATGATAAATTGAAGAAGCTGTTGGGCGATACGAAAACATCCTCTTTGTAA
- a CDS encoding Ig-like domain-containing protein: MKIYKKTLYSGEKYQINAKSNDAITYTVENKYHATVSESSLVTAAFVGQTKIRLDNGNNSKKFKLTVAPKYNLYTLPNVRFGEPRTVSILKLGTPDQ, from the coding sequence TTGAAAATATATAAAAAAACACTTTATTCCGGCGAAAAATATCAAATTAATGCCAAATCAAATGATGCTATCACTTACACCGTAGAAAATAAATATCATGCCACCGTATCGGAATCCAGTCTCGTTACGGCTGCATTTGTCGGACAAACAAAAATCCGGTTGGACAATGGGAACAATTCAAAAAAATTTAAATTAACTGTTGCACCTAAATATAATTTATACACTCTTCCTAATGTAAGATTCGGAGAACCAAGAACCGTATCTATTTTAAAACTTGGAACACCAGATCAATAA
- a CDS encoding energy transducer TonB, which translates to MSKYLIENLKYSQKAVKEKTAGRVIAAFVVNVDGTLSDIEMIRGASPELDVETLGVISIIPKWIPS; encoded by the coding sequence ATGAGTAAGTATTTAATAGAAAATCTTAAATATTCACAGAAGGCGGTAAAAGAAAAAACTGCTGGAAGAGTAATTGCGGCTTTTGTTGTTAATGTGGATGGCACATTGTCCGATATTGAAATGATCAGGGGCGCATCTCCTGAATTAGATGTAGAAACTTTGGGGGTTATATCCATTATACCTAAGTGGATACCCAGCTAA
- a CDS encoding tyrosine-type recombinase/integrase produces the protein MPKPISDQKHNQQIKAIGKLAGINEEVILSKTRGGKRIETVKSKYEFITSHTARRSGATNMYLAGIDLKFIQDILGHSKIEQTISYIKVSAEDNAKRLVDHPYFSGKTNPDTK, from the coding sequence TTGCCCAAACCTATATCAGATCAAAAGCATAATCAACAAATTAAAGCTATCGGTAAACTGGCAGGAATTAATGAAGAAGTTATTCTTTCCAAAACAAGAGGCGGAAAGCGGATTGAAACCGTAAAATCCAAATATGAATTTATTACTTCTCATACAGCCAGGAGATCAGGAGCTACTAATATGTATCTTGCCGGGATAGACTTAAAATTTATACAAGATATTTTGGGGCATTCAAAGATAGAACAAACCATATCTTATATTAAAGTTTCGGCGGAAGATAACGCCAAACGTTTGGTAGATCACCCGTATTTCAGTGGAAAAACAAACCCCGATACCAAATGA